The Saccharopolyspora gregorii genomic interval TATCCCGGAGACCGACTCCGACCAGATCACCGAAGCGGCGCGCGTACTGGGGACCCCGGTGCGCATCGAGCGGGAGAACCTGAATCCGGCGGGACCCTACGGACGCGGTTTCGCCCCGTTCTTCTTCAGCATCGCGCTGTGGGTGTTCGGGCTGTTCGCGTTCCTGCTGCTGCGGCCGGTCAACCTGCGGGCGCTGGCCGGGCGGGTCGGCTCGCTCACCATCGCGGTCGCCGGATGGCTGCCCGCGGCGATCCTGGGAGGTGCGGGAGCGTTGATCCTCTACGCCGTCGTGGACCTCGGACTAGGACTGGCGCCGCGCCACGCGCTCGCCTGCGTGGCTCTGATGCTGGCCGGTGTCGCCGCGTTCACTGCGATCGACCACTGTTTGCGCACCGCTTTCGGCGTTCCCGGAGATGTGGTGTCGCTGGTGCTGCTGGTGTTGCAGCTGACTTCGTCGGGCGGGCTGTACCCCGTGCCGACCACTCCCGGGTTCTTCCAGGCACTCCATCCGCTGTTGCCGATGACCTATCTCGTCGACGGGCTGAGGATGACGATCTCCGGTGGCCTGGTGGAACATCTGGTGCGGGACTTCGCGGTGCTCGGTGGATTCTGGGCGGCATTCCTCCTGACGACCGCACTCGTAGTGCGCAGACAGCGGGTGTGGACGGTCGGGCGGCTGCACCCGGACGTCGAACTGTGAAGTCCGGTGCCCCCGCACCGCTTCCAGCTGCGCGGGAGACGCAGAGCAAGCCGCCGTCGTGGTGGGACTCCAGGAGTTGAGCCGCGCCCGGCAGTGAGGTGCGGGCCCGGTTAGCGAGCGCGTGGTGCGGCGCGCTGACGGCCGGCGCGCCTCGTTCGCGGTGTCGTAACAGGGTCGCGTGCGCCGGAACCGCTTGTTTTTCCGGATGTCGTCGTCCGGAAACAGCTGGTCGTTGGAATGGTTCTCGTCGGCAGCGACGAGGTTCCGCCTCGTCTTCCCGCTACTGGAGGACCGATGCCAGAGATGCGGTTTCGAGTGCGTTGGCCGGACGGTGCGGTCCAGCAGTGCTACTCGCCATCCACGATCATCGAAGATTACCTCGAGGTCGGCCGTACCTACCAGGTCACCGACTTCGTCGAACGCAGCAGGCAGGCGTTGCGGATCGCCGACGAACGGGTGCGGGCGAAGTTCGGCGGCTTCGGCTGCACCGCTGCCGAAGGGCAGCTGGCCGAGATCAACGCGACCGCCCGCGAGCATCCGTCCGATGGGCGGGTCGTCGTGGAGGCGATGCACTCCCCTGCGGGGAGGCGGCGATGACCCCGCGCGAGTCGCGCTACCCGGTCGTGGTGGTGGGCGGTGGGCAGGCGGGACTGTCGGCCAGCTACTGCTTGCGGCAGCGCGGAATCCGGCACGTCGTGCTCGAAGCCGAGCGGCTGGGCCACGACTGGCGCTCCCGTCGCTGGGATTCGTTCTGCCTCGTCACCCCCAACTGGCAGTGCGCGCTGCCGGGATTCGAGTACCGGGGAGCCGATCCGGACGGCTTCATGCTCCGTGACGAGATCGTGTCCTATTTGGAGAGCTACGCCGAATCCTTTGGCGCACCGGTGCTGGAAGGGGTGCGTGTCACGCGATTGCGACGGTCCACCGGTGGCTCGTACCTGCTGGACACGACGGTGGGAGAGATCATCGCCGAACAGGTGGTGGTCGCCACCGGCGCTTACCACGATCCGAGCAGACCGGCTGCGGCCGAACGGATCCCGGCCGGTATCGAACAGCTGCACTCGGCCGACTACCGCAGTCCCTCGGCACTCCCGGCCGGCGATGTGCTGGTCGTGGGCAGCGGTCAGTCGGGCGCACAGATCGCCGAGGACCTGCACTTGGCGGGACGCGGTGTGCACCTGGCCGTCGGCAACGCGCCCCGGGTGGCGCGGTTTTATCGGGGCCGCGACTGCGTGGCGTGGCTGGACGAGATGGGGCATTACGCCAAGACCATCGACGAGTTCGCGGAACCCGCCCAGGTGCGGAAGCGGGTGAACCACTACGTCACCGGCAGGGATGGCGGACGGGACATCGATCTGCGCACCTTCGCGGGCCAGGGCATGCGGCTGTACGGGCATCTGCTCGACATCCGCGACGGCCGGGCCGCGTTCGGTGACGACCTCAAGTCCGGATTGGACGCGGCGGACCAGGTGATGGAGTCCATCAAGGATGCCATCGACGCGCACATAGCGGCTCGCGGCATCGACGCGCCCACCGAGGCCCGGTACACGCCGGTGTGGGAGCCGGACCCGGCGACCCATCCGCGCGAGCTGGACTTGGCCGAGGCCGGGATCACGACGGTGATCTGGTCTACCGGGTTCCGCCCGGACTACCGCTGGATCGAGGTCCCCGTCTTCGACGGTCGCGGTCATCCGGTGCACCGCCGTGGCGTGACCAGCGCACCCGGGCTGCACTTCCTCGGGCTGCCCTGGCAGCACACCTGGGGCTCCGGCCGGATGGAAGGGGTCGGCAGGGATGCGCGGTACCTCGTCGAGCGGATCGCCGCGTCCCGCTGCATCACCGACGTGTGCGGTGCGCTCACCGGCAGATCACCGTCACGTTCCGCCGTCCCGTCGCCGAATTGAGGTGAGCAGTGAGCGACAACCTGGTCTTCGACGCGCACCGGCATCTCGGGGTGCTGCCGGCGTATCCCTTCTACGGTGGTCCGGCCATCAACGCCGATACCACCGCCCGAGCCACGGTCGACCAGTTGCTGTCCGATCTGGACGCGGAGGGGACCGAACGAGCCCTGGTACTGCCCAACTACGGCGTGCCCGACCCTGACGTCGCCTTCGCGCACAACGAGCTGGTCCTGGAAGCCGCCCAGCGGGACGACCGGGTGCGCGCCGGGCTGTGGGTGTCCGCACGACCGGAAGATCGAGCGCGCACGGCGAAGGCGCTCGCGCTGGCCGGTGAAACCGGTGTGCGGGCGCTGAAGCTGAGCTTCCTACTCGGTGGATCACCGACGGCGCCGGAGTGCCGACCCCTGCTCGACGAGATCTTCGCGGTCGCCGAGCGCCACGGCCTGGTCGTGCACGTGCACACCTCGCCGGGCGCCGCCTCCGACATCGACCAGGTGGGCAACCTGGTCGACTGGTACGCCGATCGCTGCGCGGTGCACCTGGTGCACTTCGGAGGAGGCATGAGCGGCCACATCAAGCTGGCCGGCTCGCGCTTCTTCGACTGGGTCGCCGCCGGAAAGCGCGTGTACACCGACCTCTCCTGGGCCATCGGCTTCGCCCCGCACTGGCTCGCCCGGGAGATCGAGCACCGCGGCATCGGACACGACCGCGTGCTCTTCGCCAGCGACCAACCGTGGGGTGACTTTCCCGGCGAGTACGCCCGGATGCGGTCCGCAGCCGGTGACGGCTACTTCGGCGAGCTCGTGTTCCGCGAGACCTTCGCCGCGCTCTACGACTGAAAGCACCGTGATCAGAGGAGAAAATATGACCGAGACCGTCGAACTCACCGATGTCGAGCGCACGTCCCGCGACGAGATCCCGCACCCGTCGCTGCCGGAAGGGTCCAGCATCTACGGAGCTACCAAGGTGTTCCCCGACTACGAGGCGGAAAACGGGGAAACCTACTTCACGTTGGTGCACGGCATCGCGCACGAGTCCTCGGTGAGCTTCGTGGCCGTGCTGCAGGCGACCCGCGCGCTGCGCAAGGGATTCGAGTCGGCCGTGTACTTCTACGGGCCGGGTTCGCTGAACTGCCTGGCCACCCGCGGATTCCCGACCACGGGGAACTCCGCGTTCCCCGGGGAGCACAACATCAACGACCAGCTCAAGACCTTCATCGCCGAGGGCGGAAAGGTGTATTGCTGCCGGTTCGGCCTCTCGCTGCACGGCGCGCGGGAGGAAGACCTCATCGAAGGCGTCATCCCCACCCACCCGCTCGACGTCCAGGACGCGATCATCCACTACGCCCGGAAGGGCGCGATCATCAACTCCACCTATCAGCTCTGAGCCCAGTTCCCAAGTTCCCATCCCGGAATTCGCCGCAGCGCGCGGTCGTGCCGTCCGGGCACCCGCGCTCGGACTTCGTTCCGAGCGCGGGTGCCGGGGCGCCGCGTGCGGGGGATCGCGGGTTTTTCATGGAGGTGTGTCGTGAGCGTCGATACCGAACAGGGGCGGACCAGCACGCCGGTGGACGTGCGGATCATGACCCGTGCGGAGCTGGCGTTGCACGGGGTCCGGCTGGACGCCGAGGTCGCGCGTCCCGCCGGCGCAGGGCCCAGCGACGACGGCCACGTCCTCGTCGACGGCGCCGGTGCCGCGTTGCCCACCAACCCCGCCAGCCCGTACTCGGTGCGCGACGGTCGGGTCTGGCTGGGGGAGGAGGACGTCGGAGTCGAACTCGCTCCGGTGCGCAGGCCCAATTTCTACGACCTGAGCACCGCCGAAGGCGTGAGCTATGAGCGGATCGCCCGGCTGCACGGCGCTGACGTGCTCGCCACCACCGTGGTGCAAACCTGCATCCGCTACGCCGAATCCGACCGCTGCCGCTTCTGCACCATCGAGGAATCGTTGCGCGGTGGCGCCACCGTGGCGGCGAAGACTCCCGCGCAGCTGGCCGAGGTGGCCGAGGCGGCCGTTCGGCTCGACGGGGTGCGGCAGATGGTGATGACCACCGGCACCACCACGGGGCCGGACCGCGGTGCGCGAAACCTGGTGCGCTCTGTCCGCGCGGTGCTCGCGGCGGTGCCCGGTCTACCGATTCAGGTGCAGTGCGAACCACCCGGTGAACTCCGCTGGATCGGTGAGCTCAAGGACGCCGGGGCCACCGCGATCGGCATTCACGTCGAAGCCCTCGACGAGCGGGTGCGGCGTCGGTGGATGCCCGGGAAGTCGCAGGTTCCGCTGAGCGAGTACGAAGCGGCGTGGGACGAGGCCGTGCTCGTCTTCGGCCACAACCGGGTGTCCACCTATCTGCTGGTCGGCCTCGGGGAGGACCCCGACGAGCTGATCGACGGCGCCGCCGGGCTCATCGAGCGGGGCGTGTACCCGTTCGTCGTCCCCTTGCGGCCGATGGCGGGCACACTGGCCGCCCGTGACGGCGTTGAGGCGCCCAGCGCCGAGTTGCTGGCATACGTGACGGACGCGGTGGCCGGGCTGCTCAGGAGGGCCGGAATGTCGGGTGCGGATCAGGGCGCGGGGTGCGCGGCCTGCGGTGCCTGCTCGGTGCTGAGGACGGCGGGAGGATGAGTGTGATCGCCTACGAAGAGCTGCTTCCGCCCGGAGGCCCGCCGATGCCGGACGTCCTGTCGCTGCTCGGTGACCGCGCGACCCTGTCCGGGCAGCCACCGTTTCGAATCGAAGCGGCCGACGCCGGGGCCCTCGCCGCGTACCGACGCCTGCGGCACCAGGTGTTCGTGCGGGAACAGGGCCTCTTCGCCGGAACCGACCGGGATGATCGGGACGATGATTCGCGGACGGTCGTCCTGGTGGCCCGCTCCGGCGATGGTGGAGTGCTCGGGGGAGTCCGGCTCGGTCCGGCGACCGACGGCCCTGATATCGGTTGGTGGTACGGCGGAAGACTGGTCGTCGATGGTGCGGTGCGCGGAACGCGCGGAGTGGGTCCGGCGCTGGTGCGCGCCGCCTGCGCGCACGCCGAGGCCGCCGGTGCGCTGCGGTTCGACGCGACGGTGCAAGTGTGCAACGAGCCCCTGTTCGCACGACTGGGCTGGGACCGGGTTCGCGAGGTCGACGTGGCCGGTGTGCCGCACACGTTGATGCGCTGGCCCGTGCGTCGCGTGCACGATCTCGTGGAGGCGACCAAAGCTCCGCTGGGGCCGCTGCTGGACGCGGCCACCGGACCTCCTGGTGCATTCGGCGGCGCCGGATTCGTGGGTGACGACGGAGCCCCGGTCCCGGGCAGTGACCTGGTGGCGGCGTGTGACGCGATCGTCCCGGCGATGGTCGAGCGCGACCCGGAGTGGGCCGGTTGGTGCGCGGTACTGGCCAACGTCAACGACCTCGCCGCGATGGGAGCGGAACCGGTCGGGCTGCTCGACGCGATCGGTGCCAGGAACACCGCGCACGCCGGACGCCTGGTCGCCGGGCTGCGGCGTGCTGCGGACGCCTACGGCGGGATTCCGCTGCTCGGCGGGCACACGCAGCTCGGCGTGCCCGGCTCGTTGTCCGTCACCGCGCTCGGGCGCACCGCCCATCCCGTCCCGGGCGGCGGTGGCCGCGCGGGACACGAGGTCCGGCTGACCGCGGATCTCGGCGGTGGCTGGCGCCACGGCTACCGAGGTCGGCAGTGGGATTCCACCAGTCACCGGCGCACGCCAGAACTGCGCGCCATGCTCGGCGCGGTGGCCGCCGCGAGACCGGCGGCGGCCAAGGACGTCTCGATGGCCGGGGTCGTGGGCACCCTGGGCATGCTCGCTGAAGCCAGCGGGTGTGCGGCGGTACTCGACGTCGCCCGCGTGCCGCGCCCCGCCGGAGCGACGGTGGGCGACTGGCTGACGTGCTTCCCCGGCTTCGCGGTCCTCACCACCGATGACGCGGGGAGCGACCCGCTGCCGGCGGGACCCGCCACCGGTGCCACGTGCGGAGAACTGGTGCGGGGCGGGGGCGTCGGGTTGCGGTGGCCCGACGGCGAGATCACAGCAGCGATCACCACGACGGTGACTGGAATGGGGGATGCATGAGCACGTTGCGCCTTGCCGCCGTCGCCGCCGAATTCGGCCGCGACCTGGAACAGGACTTCCTGATCGTCGAGAAGCTCGTCGAGCGGGCTCGGTCCGCGGGTGTCCAGCTGCTGGCCCTGCCGGAGGCATGTCTCGGCGGTTACCTGCTCGGTCTCGACGGCTCCGCCGCCGACGACCCGGGACCTCCCGCGCTGGAGCTGGACGGGCCCGAAGTGCGGCGGCTGGCCGCTCTCGCCGGGAACATGACCGTCGTAGCCGGATACTGCGAGCGGGCTGGGGACCGGAAGTTCAACAGCGCGGTCTGCGTCAGCGGCGACGGCGTGCTCGGCAACCACCGCAAGGTGCATCAGCCGCTGAGCGAGAACGCCAGCTACGACTCCGGCGACTCCTTCCACGCCTTCGACACGCCCGCCGGACGGCTGGGCATGCTGATCTGCTACGACAAGGCGTTCCCCGAAGCGGCTCGCGCGTTGGCTCTCGACGGTGCGGAGATCGGGGTCTGCGTGTCCGCTTGGCCGGGGTCGCGAACCAACGCCGCGGCGGATCTCGCGCAGGACCGGTGGAAGCGCCGCTTCGACCTGTTCGACCGGGCCAGGGCTTTGGAGAACCAGGTGCTGTGGCTTTCGGCGAACCAGGCGGGAACCTTCGGTTCGCTGCGCTTCGTCGGCAGCGCCAAGGTCGTCGATCCTGGAGGCGAGGTGCTCGCCGACACCGGAGTCCAAGGAGGGGTCGCGGTCGCTGACGTCGACGTCGACCGCGCGCTCGAAGCGGCGCGCAGGCACATGGGACACCTCCGCGACCGGCGGCCCGATGCCTACCTGGCTGGCGCGGGCCTGTCATGAGCCTGGTCCGCATCGGCGCTGCGGCAGCGCATTTCGGACGTGACCTCGAATTCGACCTGGCTCGCATCGCCAAGCTGATCGACGATGCTCGTCTGGCCGGTGCCGGGTTGCTGGTCCTGCCCGACGCCGCCCTCGGCGGCTACCTCGCGGAGCTGCGTCACCCCGGCGCGGACGCGCTGCCGCCCGCGCTCGCTCCCGACTCGCCGATGATCCGGCGAGTCGCCTCGCTGGCTGCCGACATGGTCGTCTGCGTCGGCTACTGCGAGGACGGCGGCGACGTGCGCTACAACGCCGCGGTGTGCGTCAACGGGGACGGTGTGCTCGGCAGGCACCGCAAGGTGCACCTGCCCGCTGGTGAGACGCAGGTCTACTCGCCGGGCGAGTCCTTCGCGGCATGTGACACCCCGATCGGCAGGGTGGGCATGCTCATCGACTACGACAAGACCTTTCCCGAAGCCGCGCGGTCGTTGGCGCTGGATGGTGCGGAGGTGCTGGCCTGTCTATCGGCTTGGCCGACCAGCATCACCAATCGCGCACCGCGAATGGCCCAGGACCGGCAGGCCAAGCTCTTCGACCTCTACGACCAGACGCGCGCGGCGGAGAACCAGGTCGTGCTCGCTTCGTCCAACCAGACGGGGACCACGGGTGCTATGCGGTTCTTGGGCCAGGCGAAGGTCGTCGGACCCGGCGGGGACGTCCTGGCCCGCACCTGGTCCAAAGCAGGGCTAGCCATCGCCGAGGTCGATGTGGCGGCTGAAATCGAACGTGCCCGGCGAGTGCTGCACCACTTGGGCGAGCTGCGGCCGTCGTCCTACCGCGGGGGTGGCAGATGAAGATCGCGTTGGTGAGCTACTCGACCAAACCGCGTGGCGGTGTGGTGCACACGCTGGCACTGGCCGAAGCGCTGGCGGCAGCAGGCGAGGATGTGGCGGTCTGGACTCTGGGACGCGGCGGTGACACCGGATTCTTCCGGCCGGTCCACGACGCCGTCGAGGTGCGGATCGTTCCGTTTCCCGACCGGCCGGGCGGCGAAACGGTGGGCGAGCGGGTGTTGCGCTCGATCGAGGCGCTCGGTGCGGCGTTCACCCCGGACGAGTACGACGTGGTGCACGCCCAGGACTGCATCAGCGCCAACGCGGTCGGCGACTGCGTGCGCACGGTGCACCACATCGACCACTTCAGCACACCGGAGCTGGCAGCCTGCCACGAGCGCGCCATCATCACCCCGCACTCACACGTCTGCGTCTCGCACTCGGTCGCCGACGAGCTGAGTGCGGGATGGGGCGTTGAAGCCGAGGTAATCCCGAACGGGGTCGCCTACGAGCGGTTCGCCTATACCACCGAACAGGAACGGCGGTACTGGACCGACAGGCTGGGCCGCTACGTGCTCACCGTCGGCGGAATCGAGCCGCGCAAGGGATCGCTGGATCTGTTGGAGGCATACGTGCTGCTGCGCGAGCGGCAACCCGATGTCGCACTGGTCATCGCAGGCGGCGAAACCCTCTTCGACTACCGCGACTACCGGCGGCGCTGGGAGGACCGCGCGGTGGAGCTCGGCGTCGAACCGGTGGTGCTGGGACCAGTCGCCGAGCACGAACTTCCCGGCTTGGTCGCCGCCGCGAGCGCCTTCGCGTTCCCGTCCACCAAGGAGGGATTCGGATTGGCCGCGATGGAAGCGTTGGCGGCCGGAACTCCATTGGTAGTGCGAGAGCTCCCGGTGCTGAAGGAGGTTTTCGGTGCCGCGGCCCGTTTCGCCGACGGGGCGGAGTCCTTCGCGGCCGAGCTCGCGGCCGCGCTGGCCGATGACGACCTGGATCGCCGGGAGGCCGGGCGAACGCTGGCCGCCGCGCACACGTGGCAGACAGCGGCCGAGCGCCACATCGCGTTCTACCGCTCCCTCAGGCGGGGCCGTTCCTGAGCGGAGCGGCCCCGCGTGCTTCCCTGGCCACGATCTTCTCTGAACCCGACGGTTCGAGCGGCCGCGCAGGATGACCTCTCCTAGTGTTGCGATCATGACCGAGGACTACTTGACCGATTGGAACGCCGATGGGGTGGCGGAGCGCTTCGCGGAGTTCGACACCGCGCTGTGGTGGCGGCTTGGTTATCGCGCCCTGCCGCAGTTGCTCGCACCTGACCGGTTCGACGGAGAGCGCCAGACTTTACTGGACCTGGGGTGCGGGGACGGGACGGTCACGTCATGGATCGCGCAGCACACCGCCAGCGCCGTGGTCGGCGTGGATCGATCGTCGGTGATGATTCGCGCGGCTCGGCGCGGTGCGGACCCGGCGGGACACACCAGGTTCATCCACAGGCCGGCAGACCGCACCGGTCTCCCCACCGACTCCATCGATGCGGCGTGGGCCGCTTTCCTGGCGGTGTGCTTGCCGGACATGGCAGCACTGCGGGCAGTGGTCGCCGAACTCGCACGCGTAGTACGGCCCGGGGGCGCGTGGTGCTGCTCGACAGCCATCCCGACACCACGGGAGTGGATTTCGGAGACCTGGTACAGGGCGAACTAGACGTGAGCTATTCCGAAGGGGATCGGCTCCCGGTCCGGATGCGGCGGCAGGACGGCAGCTGGAGCTCGATCACCGACACCTACTGGTCGCGCGCCACTTACGATTCGGTGCTGGGCGAGGCCGGGTTCGAGGACCGCGAGCAGTGCGAGCCGCTGCTGGACCCTGCTAACGGG includes:
- a CDS encoding MSMEG_0570 family nitrogen starvation response protein; its protein translation is MRFRVRWPDGAVQQCYSPSTIIEDYLEVGRTYQVTDFVERSRQALRIADERVRAKFGGFGCTAAEGQLAEINATAREHPSDGRVVVEAMHSPAGRRR
- a CDS encoding MSMEG_0569 family flavin-dependent oxidoreductase, translating into MTPRESRYPVVVVGGGQAGLSASYCLRQRGIRHVVLEAERLGHDWRSRRWDSFCLVTPNWQCALPGFEYRGADPDGFMLRDEIVSYLESYAESFGAPVLEGVRVTRLRRSTGGSYLLDTTVGEIIAEQVVVATGAYHDPSRPAAAERIPAGIEQLHSADYRSPSALPAGDVLVVGSGQSGAQIAEDLHLAGRGVHLAVGNAPRVARFYRGRDCVAWLDEMGHYAKTIDEFAEPAQVRKRVNHYVTGRDGGRDIDLRTFAGQGMRLYGHLLDIRDGRAAFGDDLKSGLDAADQVMESIKDAIDAHIAARGIDAPTEARYTPVWEPDPATHPRELDLAEAGITTVIWSTGFRPDYRWIEVPVFDGRGHPVHRRGVTSAPGLHFLGLPWQHTWGSGRMEGVGRDARYLVERIAASRCITDVCGALTGRSPSRSAVPSPN
- a CDS encoding amidohydrolase family protein, whose protein sequence is MSDNLVFDAHRHLGVLPAYPFYGGPAINADTTARATVDQLLSDLDAEGTERALVLPNYGVPDPDVAFAHNELVLEAAQRDDRVRAGLWVSARPEDRARTAKALALAGETGVRALKLSFLLGGSPTAPECRPLLDEIFAVAERHGLVVHVHTSPGAASDIDQVGNLVDWYADRCAVHLVHFGGGMSGHIKLAGSRFFDWVAAGKRVYTDLSWAIGFAPHWLAREIEHRGIGHDRVLFASDQPWGDFPGEYARMRSAAGDGYFGELVFRETFAALYD
- a CDS encoding MSMEG_0572/Sll0783 family nitrogen starvation response protein; amino-acid sequence: MTETVELTDVERTSRDEIPHPSLPEGSSIYGATKVFPDYEAENGETYFTLVHGIAHESSVSFVAVLQATRALRKGFESAVYFYGPGSLNCLATRGFPTTGNSAFPGEHNINDQLKTFIAEGGKVYCCRFGLSLHGAREEDLIEGVIPTHPLDVQDAIIHYARKGAIINSTYQL
- a CDS encoding MSMEG_0568 family radical SAM protein produces the protein MSVDTEQGRTSTPVDVRIMTRAELALHGVRLDAEVARPAGAGPSDDGHVLVDGAGAALPTNPASPYSVRDGRVWLGEEDVGVELAPVRRPNFYDLSTAEGVSYERIARLHGADVLATTVVQTCIRYAESDRCRFCTIEESLRGGATVAAKTPAQLAEVAEAAVRLDGVRQMVMTTGTTTGPDRGARNLVRSVRAVLAAVPGLPIQVQCEPPGELRWIGELKDAGATAIGIHVEALDERVRRRWMPGKSQVPLSEYEAAWDEAVLVFGHNRVSTYLLVGLGEDPDELIDGAAGLIERGVYPFVVPLRPMAGTLAARDGVEAPSAELLAYVTDAVAGLLRRAGMSGADQGAGCAACGACSVLRTAGG
- a CDS encoding MSMEG_0567/sll0787 family protein — encoded protein: MSVIAYEELLPPGGPPMPDVLSLLGDRATLSGQPPFRIEAADAGALAAYRRLRHQVFVREQGLFAGTDRDDRDDDSRTVVLVARSGDGGVLGGVRLGPATDGPDIGWWYGGRLVVDGAVRGTRGVGPALVRAACAHAEAAGALRFDATVQVCNEPLFARLGWDRVREVDVAGVPHTLMRWPVRRVHDLVEATKAPLGPLLDAATGPPGAFGGAGFVGDDGAPVPGSDLVAACDAIVPAMVERDPEWAGWCAVLANVNDLAAMGAEPVGLLDAIGARNTAHAGRLVAGLRRAADAYGGIPLLGGHTQLGVPGSLSVTALGRTAHPVPGGGGRAGHEVRLTADLGGGWRHGYRGRQWDSTSHRRTPELRAMLGAVAAARPAAAKDVSMAGVVGTLGMLAEASGCAAVLDVARVPRPAGATVGDWLTCFPGFAVLTTDDAGSDPLPAGPATGATCGELVRGGGVGLRWPDGEITAAITTTVTGMGDA
- a CDS encoding carbon-nitrogen hydrolase family protein, with protein sequence MSTLRLAAVAAEFGRDLEQDFLIVEKLVERARSAGVQLLALPEACLGGYLLGLDGSAADDPGPPALELDGPEVRRLAALAGNMTVVAGYCERAGDRKFNSAVCVSGDGVLGNHRKVHQPLSENASYDSGDSFHAFDTPAGRLGMLICYDKAFPEAARALALDGAEIGVCVSAWPGSRTNAAADLAQDRWKRRFDLFDRARALENQVLWLSANQAGTFGSLRFVGSAKVVDPGGEVLADTGVQGGVAVADVDVDRALEAARRHMGHLRDRRPDAYLAGAGLS
- a CDS encoding carbon-nitrogen hydrolase family protein; translated protein: MSLVRIGAAAAHFGRDLEFDLARIAKLIDDARLAGAGLLVLPDAALGGYLAELRHPGADALPPALAPDSPMIRRVASLAADMVVCVGYCEDGGDVRYNAAVCVNGDGVLGRHRKVHLPAGETQVYSPGESFAACDTPIGRVGMLIDYDKTFPEAARSLALDGAEVLACLSAWPTSITNRAPRMAQDRQAKLFDLYDQTRAAENQVVLASSNQTGTTGAMRFLGQAKVVGPGGDVLARTWSKAGLAIAEVDVAAEIERARRVLHHLGELRPSSYRGGGR
- a CDS encoding MSMEG_0565 family glycosyltransferase, which translates into the protein MKIALVSYSTKPRGGVVHTLALAEALAAAGEDVAVWTLGRGGDTGFFRPVHDAVEVRIVPFPDRPGGETVGERVLRSIEALGAAFTPDEYDVVHAQDCISANAVGDCVRTVHHIDHFSTPELAACHERAIITPHSHVCVSHSVADELSAGWGVEAEVIPNGVAYERFAYTTEQERRYWTDRLGRYVLTVGGIEPRKGSLDLLEAYVLLRERQPDVALVIAGGETLFDYRDYRRRWEDRAVELGVEPVVLGPVAEHELPGLVAAASAFAFPSTKEGFGLAAMEALAAGTPLVVRELPVLKEVFGAAARFADGAESFAAELAAALADDDLDRREAGRTLAAAHTWQTAAERHIAFYRSLRRGRS
- a CDS encoding class I SAM-dependent methyltransferase, with product MTEDYLTDWNADGVAERFAEFDTALWWRLGYRALPQLLAPDRFDGERQTLLDLGCGDGTVTSWIAQHTASAVVGVDRSSVMIRAARRGADPAGHTRFIHRPADRTGLPTDSIDAAWAAFLAVCLPDMAALRAVVAELARVVRPGGAWCCSTAIPTPREWISETWYRAN